A genomic region of Rhodanobacter sp. contains the following coding sequences:
- a CDS encoding response regulator → MADILIIDDSPIDVRVLTTLLERAGHQVSSVGNAEEGIERVRSTPPALVIMDVIMPGMNGFQATRTLTRDPVTAGVPIVMITTKAMETDRVWGLRQGARAFITKPVNEGELLACISQLLSSAA, encoded by the coding sequence GTGGCCGACATTCTCATCATCGACGACTCGCCCATCGACGTGCGCGTGCTCACCACGCTGCTCGAACGTGCGGGTCATCAAGTCTCCTCCGTCGGCAACGCCGAGGAGGGCATCGAGCGCGTGCGCAGCACGCCGCCCGCGCTGGTCATCATGGACGTCATCATGCCCGGCATGAACGGCTTCCAGGCCACCCGCACGCTGACCCGCGACCCGGTCACCGCCGGCGTGCCCATCGTGATGATCACCACCAAGGCGATGGAAACCGACCGCGTGTGGGGGCTGCGCCAGGGTGCGCGCGCCTTCATCACCAAGCCGGTGAACGAGGGCGAGTTGCTCGCCTGCATCAGCCAACTGCTGTCGAGCGCGGCATGA
- a CDS encoding chemotaxis protein CheW, giving the protein MNASTVLTPFEILARYERLSLAHASDTRDRMDAPGLWRGIGYRVGARTLVSEIGEINELLALPPLTAVPRTQPWLLGVANVRGNLMPVVDFGRFLFGERTQLTDRARLLVVRQGAGSVALLVDEVFGQRTVDAEQRREAEQEDDPRLARFAEQRVGESGQQMAILSMGRLVRAPDFRQAAA; this is encoded by the coding sequence ATGAACGCAAGCACCGTCCTTACGCCGTTCGAGATCCTGGCCCGCTACGAGCGCCTGTCGCTGGCGCACGCCTCCGACACCCGCGATCGGATGGACGCGCCCGGCCTGTGGCGCGGCATCGGCTATCGCGTCGGGGCGCGCACCCTGGTCAGCGAGATCGGCGAGATCAACGAACTGCTGGCATTGCCGCCGCTCACTGCGGTGCCGCGCACGCAGCCGTGGCTGCTCGGCGTGGCCAACGTGCGCGGCAACCTGATGCCGGTGGTGGATTTCGGACGATTCCTGTTCGGCGAGCGCACGCAGCTGACCGACCGCGCGCGCCTGCTGGTGGTGCGCCAGGGCGCCGGCAGCGTGGCGCTGCTGGTGGACGAGGTGTTCGGCCAGCGCACGGTGGACGCGGAGCAGCGGCGCGAGGCGGAGCAGGAAGACGATCCGCGGCTGGCGCGCTTCGCCGAGCAGCGGGTGGGCGAGAGCGGGCAGCAGATGGCGATACTGAGCATGGGCAGGCTGGTGCGCGCCCCCGATTTCCGCCAGGCCGCGGCCTGA
- a CDS encoding methyl-accepting chemotaxis protein, with protein sequence MSTTGGVGKERGNTALIVLLLVAIGFAALDFWQLNVKNGEDRQAVALTTQIQVLSQQTAKFALESSDGNAESYKELESTRNAIDSAVRKLNRGDASTGMHAYSDNNATPVGRADSALAGAWKQLDGDIGKILSNKAVVLDSGQRAATVSQQMPLLNSSMEQVVTILQQRNGSADQMLGTSRQMLSADRIIRRVQEVLQGGDNAQAAADGLQRDAQQYGIVLQALVKSDPGSGVKPIADANARKILDDMQTNWDKLADPLAKLVSASGNLIAVKQAGTQASLDSQSVLLRANDLADQIGKLPLRRFFPNVWWGLLAAIGAVAFALLLVVSLVRDQRRRFAESTSLNQRNQEAIMRLLDEMGALAEGDLTVKTTVTEEITGAIADSVNYAIDELRTLVTTINETSEQVSSSAQETQTTARHLADAAEQQAQQISTATGAINEIASSLDHVSKNSAESADVAERSVQIASHGAEVVRETISGMDSIRDQIQETSKRIKRLGESSQEIGSIVELINDIAEQTNILALNAAIQAASAGEAGRGFAVVADEVQRLAERSASATKRIETLVQAIQSDTNEAVNSMEQTTAEVVAGARKAEDAGSALGDIERVSHDLSALIQNISSAARQQSAAATDISQSMNAIREITSQTSQGASRTADSIGTLAQLASDLRRSVAHFKLPG encoded by the coding sequence ATGAGCACTACTGGGGGCGTCGGCAAGGAGCGTGGTAACACCGCACTCATTGTCCTGTTGCTGGTCGCGATCGGTTTCGCGGCCCTGGATTTCTGGCAGCTCAACGTGAAGAACGGCGAAGACCGCCAGGCCGTTGCGCTGACCACGCAGATCCAGGTGCTGTCGCAGCAGACCGCGAAGTTCGCGCTGGAATCCTCCGACGGCAACGCCGAGTCGTACAAGGAGCTGGAAAGCACGCGCAACGCCATCGACTCGGCGGTGCGCAAGCTGAACAGGGGCGACGCGTCGACCGGCATGCACGCCTACTCCGACAACAACGCCACGCCGGTCGGCCGCGCGGACAGCGCGCTGGCCGGCGCCTGGAAGCAGCTCGACGGGGACATCGGCAAGATCCTCTCGAACAAGGCCGTGGTGCTCGACTCCGGACAGCGCGCGGCCACCGTGTCGCAGCAGATGCCGCTGCTCAATTCCAGCATGGAGCAGGTGGTCACCATCCTGCAGCAGCGCAACGGCAGCGCCGACCAGATGCTCGGCACCTCGCGCCAGATGCTGTCGGCCGACCGCATCATCCGCCGCGTGCAGGAAGTGCTGCAGGGCGGCGACAACGCCCAGGCCGCCGCCGACGGCCTGCAGCGCGACGCGCAGCAGTACGGCATCGTGCTGCAGGCGTTGGTCAAGAGCGATCCGGGCAGCGGCGTCAAGCCGATCGCCGACGCCAACGCGCGCAAGATCCTCGACGACATGCAGACCAACTGGGACAAGCTGGCCGACCCGTTGGCCAAGCTGGTGTCCGCTTCCGGCAACCTCATCGCGGTGAAGCAGGCCGGCACCCAGGCCTCGCTGGACTCGCAGTCGGTGCTGCTGCGCGCGAACGACCTCGCCGACCAGATCGGCAAGCTGCCGCTGCGCCGCTTCTTCCCGAACGTGTGGTGGGGCCTGCTCGCCGCCATCGGTGCGGTGGCCTTCGCTCTCTTGCTGGTGGTCAGCCTGGTGCGCGACCAGCGCCGCCGCTTCGCCGAGTCCACCTCGCTCAACCAGCGCAACCAGGAGGCGATCATGCGCCTGCTGGACGAAATGGGCGCGCTGGCCGAAGGCGACCTGACGGTGAAGACCACGGTGACCGAGGAAATCACCGGCGCCATCGCCGACTCGGTGAACTACGCCATCGACGAGCTGCGCACCCTGGTGACCACCATCAACGAGACCTCCGAGCAGGTGTCCTCGTCGGCGCAGGAAACCCAGACCACCGCGCGCCACCTGGCCGACGCGGCCGAACAGCAGGCGCAGCAGATCAGTACCGCCACCGGCGCGATCAACGAGATCGCCAGCTCGCTGGACCACGTGTCGAAGAACTCCGCCGAATCGGCCGACGTGGCCGAGCGTTCGGTGCAGATCGCCTCGCACGGCGCCGAGGTGGTGCGCGAGACGATCTCCGGCATGGACTCGATCCGCGACCAGATCCAGGAGACGTCCAAGCGCATCAAGCGCCTGGGCGAATCCTCGCAGGAGATCGGCTCGATCGTGGAACTGATCAACGACATCGCCGAGCAGACCAACATCCTCGCCTTGAACGCGGCGATCCAGGCGGCCTCGGCCGGCGAGGCGGGCCGAGGCTTCGCGGTGGTGGCGGACGAAGTGCAGCGCCTCGCCGAACGCTCGGCGAGCGCCACGAAGCGAATCGAGACGCTGGTGCAGGCGATTCAGTCCGACACCAACGAAGCGGTGAACTCGATGGAGCAGACCACCGCCGAAGTGGTGGCCGGTGCGCGCAAGGCGGAGGACGCCGGCAGCGCGCTGGGCGACATCGAGCGCGTGTCGCACGACCTGTCCGCGCTGATTCAGAACATCTCCAGCGCGGCGCGCCAGCAGTCGGCGGCGGCGACGGACATCTCGCAATCCATGAACGCCATCCGCGAGATCACCTCGCAGACTTCGCAGGGTGCGAGCCGCACGGCGGATTCGATCGGTACGTTGGCGCAGTTGGCCAGCGACCTGCGTCGTTCGGTGGCCCACTTCAAGCTGCCGGGCTGA
- a CDS encoding O-succinylhomoserine (thiol)-lyase, with protein sequence MSDRTASSTRAVRAGIESDTQHGAVVPPLHLSTNYSFEGFGKKRAYDYSRSGNPTRDLLANALAELEQGAGAVVTASGMAAVALALELVPAGATVLAAHDCYGGTWRILDAWAKKGRFAVQFADLTDPAALAAGLAAKPALVWVETPSNPLLRITDIRHVAQAAHAAGALVVVDNTFLSPALQQPLALGADVVVHSTTKYINGHSDVVGGAVVARTPELADQLKWWGNCNGLTGAPFDSYLTLRGLRTLGVRLRQHQENAERIAAHLDGHAAVRKVYYPGLASNPYHALAARQQQGFGAMLSFELDGDEAQIAAFVEGLDYFSLAESLGGVESLIAHPATMTHAAMAPEARRKAGIADTLLRVSVGIEDGDDLLRDLDAALARAAAAGKPKRAVGA encoded by the coding sequence ATGAGCGACCGCACCGCCTCCAGCACCCGCGCCGTGCGCGCCGGCATCGAGAGCGACACCCAGCATGGCGCGGTGGTGCCGCCGCTGCACCTCTCGACCAACTACAGCTTCGAGGGTTTCGGCAAGAAGCGCGCCTATGACTACTCGCGCAGCGGCAACCCGACGCGCGACCTGCTGGCGAACGCGCTGGCGGAACTGGAGCAGGGCGCCGGCGCGGTGGTCACCGCCAGTGGCATGGCGGCGGTGGCGCTGGCGCTGGAGCTGGTGCCGGCCGGTGCCACGGTGCTGGCCGCGCACGACTGCTACGGCGGCACCTGGCGCATCCTCGACGCCTGGGCGAAGAAGGGCCGCTTCGCGGTGCAGTTCGCCGATCTCACCGACCCCGCCGCGCTGGCCGCCGGCCTCGCCGCCAAGCCCGCGCTGGTGTGGGTGGAAACGCCGTCCAACCCGCTGCTGCGCATCACCGACATCCGCCATGTGGCGCAGGCGGCGCACGCCGCGGGCGCGCTGGTGGTGGTGGACAACACCTTCCTCTCCCCTGCGCTGCAGCAGCCGCTGGCGCTGGGCGCGGACGTGGTGGTGCACTCCACCACCAAGTACATCAACGGCCACAGCGACGTGGTGGGCGGCGCCGTGGTGGCGCGCACGCCGGAGCTGGCCGATCAGCTCAAGTGGTGGGGCAACTGCAACGGCCTCACCGGTGCGCCGTTCGACAGCTACCTCACCCTGCGCGGATTGCGCACGCTGGGCGTGCGCCTGCGCCAGCACCAGGAGAACGCCGAACGCATCGCCGCGCACCTGGACGGCCATGCCGCCGTGCGCAAGGTGTACTACCCCGGCCTTGCGTCCAACCCGTACCACGCGCTGGCCGCACGCCAGCAGCAGGGCTTCGGCGCGATGCTCAGCTTCGAGCTGGATGGCGACGAGGCGCAGATCGCCGCCTTCGTCGAAGGCCTGGACTATTTCTCGCTGGCCGAGTCGCTGGGCGGCGTGGAAAGCCTGATCGCGCATCCCGCCACCATGACGCATGCCGCGATGGCGCCGGAAGCGCGCCGCAAGGCCGGCATCGCCGACACCCTGCTGCGCGTGTCGGTGGGCATCGAGGACGGCGACGACCTGCTGCGCGACCTCGACGCCGCGCTGGCGCGCGCGGCGGCCGCGGGCAAACCCAAACGCGCGGTGGGCGCATGA
- the pilG gene encoding twitching motility response regulator PilG, with the protein MNLNANANGLAGLRVMVIDDSKTIRRTAETLLKKEGCEVLTAVDGFEALAKIADQKPAIIFVDIMMPRLDGYQTCALIKNNPQFRATPVIMLSSKDGLFDKARGRVVGAEQYLTKPFTRDELLGAIQHYVGAAAGR; encoded by the coding sequence ATGAATCTGAACGCGAACGCGAATGGTCTGGCCGGCCTGCGGGTCATGGTGATCGACGACTCCAAGACCATCCGTCGCACGGCAGAAACCCTTCTGAAGAAGGAGGGCTGCGAGGTGCTGACCGCCGTGGACGGCTTCGAGGCGCTGGCCAAGATCGCCGACCAGAAGCCGGCCATCATCTTCGTCGACATCATGATGCCGCGCCTGGACGGCTACCAGACCTGCGCGCTGATCAAGAACAACCCGCAGTTCCGGGCCACGCCGGTCATCATGCTCAGCTCCAAGGACGGCCTGTTCGACAAGGCGCGCGGACGCGTCGTGGGCGCCGAGCAATACCTCACCAAACCGTTCACGCGCGACGAACTGCTGGGTGCCATCCAGCATTACGTCGGTGCGGCGGCCGGCCGCTGA
- a CDS encoding energy transducer TonB, with protein sequence MSSATARPADPIGATLLFSLLLHGVLLLGITFHFAKIQPGLPTLDVTLVNVANREAPDQADFLAQANNSGGGQSDRAARPSQPFSGALPKPIPGTTMQSASAATPQPRDATPQRMVTTSGQSSFSVASDTAQTEVPPQDAPSAADLRRQQEMAQLAAEVRDQTEAYAKRPRKKYISANTREYVYAAYMRGWSDRVERVGNLNYPEKARQLDLHGDLLLTVGINRDGSIHSIVVIQSSGQPLLDDAAKRIVQLAAPFPPLPPSAKVDQLYITRTWQFLPGNVLRSK encoded by the coding sequence GTGAGTTCCGCCACCGCACGCCCCGCCGACCCCATCGGCGCCACCCTGCTGTTTTCGCTGCTGCTGCACGGCGTGCTGCTGCTCGGCATCACCTTCCACTTCGCCAAGATCCAGCCGGGCCTGCCGACGCTGGACGTCACCCTCGTCAACGTGGCGAACCGCGAGGCGCCGGACCAGGCCGACTTCCTGGCACAGGCAAATAACAGCGGCGGCGGCCAGAGCGACCGCGCCGCACGGCCCTCGCAACCCTTCTCCGGCGCCTTGCCCAAGCCCATCCCCGGCACCACCATGCAGTCGGCAAGTGCCGCCACGCCACAGCCCCGCGACGCCACACCGCAGCGCATGGTCACCACCAGCGGCCAGAGCAGCTTCAGTGTGGCCAGCGACACCGCGCAGACCGAAGTGCCGCCGCAGGATGCGCCCAGCGCCGCCGACCTGCGTCGCCAGCAGGAGATGGCCCAACTGGCCGCCGAGGTGCGCGACCAGACCGAGGCCTATGCCAAGCGGCCGCGCAAGAAGTACATCTCGGCCAACACCCGCGAATACGTCTACGCCGCCTACATGCGCGGCTGGTCCGACCGCGTCGAACGGGTGGGCAACCTCAACTACCCGGAAAAGGCGCGCCAGTTGGACCTGCACGGCGACCTGCTGCTCACCGTGGGCATCAACCGCGACGGCAGCATCCACAGCATCGTCGTGATCCAGAGTTCCGGCCAGCCGCTGCTCGACGACGCCGCCAAACGCATCGTGCAGTTGGCCGCGCCCTTCCCGCCGCTGCCACCCTCGGCGAAGGTGGACCAGCTCTACATCACCCGCACCTGGCAGTTCCTGCCCGGCAACGTGCTGCGCAGCAAGTAA
- a CDS encoding glutathione S-transferase family protein: protein MSLQLYMHPLSSFCHKVLIALYENGTPFEPRLVRLDDETSREAFRKVWPILRFPVLRDEARDRTVPESSIIIEYLELHYPGPVALLPLGPQAALNVRERDRFFDLYLHVPTQKIITDRLRPEGSHDALGVEQARAQLRTAYALLDQEMRERTWATGDAFTLADCAAAPPLFYSAWAEPVDDFPHVAAYRQRLMERPSFARALREAEPYLQFVPKAKA from the coding sequence ATGAGCCTGCAGCTTTACATGCACCCGCTGTCCTCGTTCTGCCACAAGGTGCTGATCGCCCTGTACGAGAACGGCACGCCGTTCGAGCCGCGCCTCGTGCGGCTGGACGACGAAACCTCGCGCGAGGCATTCCGCAAGGTGTGGCCGATCCTGCGCTTCCCGGTGCTGCGCGACGAGGCGCGCGACCGCACCGTGCCGGAGTCCAGCATCATCATCGAGTACCTGGAACTGCATTATCCGGGCCCGGTCGCCCTGCTTCCGCTCGGCCCGCAGGCCGCGCTGAACGTGCGCGAGCGCGACCGCTTCTTCGACCTCTATCTGCACGTGCCCACACAGAAGATCATCACCGACCGCCTGCGCCCGGAAGGCAGTCACGATGCGTTGGGCGTGGAGCAGGCGCGGGCCCAGCTGCGCACGGCCTACGCGTTGCTCGATCAGGAAATGCGCGAACGTACCTGGGCCACCGGCGACGCGTTCACCCTGGCCGACTGCGCGGCGGCGCCACCGTTGTTCTATTCCGCATGGGCGGAACCCGTGGACGATTTCCCGCACGTCGCCGCTTACCGGCAACGCCTGATGGAACGGCCGTCCTTCGCCCGCGCCTTGCGCGAGGCGGAGCCGTACCTGCAGTTCGTGCCGAAGGCGAAGGCCTGA
- a CDS encoding aspartate carbamoyltransferase catalytic subunit → MSPRLRHLTTLEHLPRASIEHLLDRAIALRDACAHGTRKLDTLAGRTVLNLFFEPSTRTRTSFELAARRLGADVVNFDIGFSSANKGEALYDTLHTLEAMHLDAIVVRHKVSGTPDELVRHAMSGVSVINAGDGNRAHPTQGLLDALTIRQHRPDFENLTVAICGDIRHSRVARSDVHALAALGVGEIRLCGPAALLPEAAEFPQCRLTEDFDSAIAGADVAIMLRLQKERMASTDLPDEAAYFSHYGLDTRRLALAAKGCLVMHPGPLNRGIEIADAVADGAQSRILEQVANGVFVRMAVLGELLAR, encoded by the coding sequence ATGAGCCCACGCCTGCGCCACCTCACCACGCTGGAACACCTGCCGCGCGCCAGCATCGAACACCTGCTCGACCGCGCCATCGCGCTGCGCGACGCCTGCGCGCACGGCACCCGCAAGCTGGACACGCTGGCCGGGCGCACCGTGCTCAACCTGTTCTTCGAACCGTCCACGCGCACGCGCACCTCGTTCGAGCTGGCCGCGCGCCGGCTCGGCGCCGACGTGGTGAACTTCGACATCGGGTTCTCCTCGGCCAACAAGGGCGAAGCCCTGTACGACACCCTGCATACGCTGGAGGCCATGCACCTCGACGCCATCGTGGTGCGCCACAAGGTGTCCGGCACGCCCGACGAGCTGGTGCGCCACGCGATGAGCGGCGTGTCGGTGATCAACGCCGGCGACGGCAACCGCGCCCACCCCACCCAGGGCTTGCTCGACGCGCTGACCATCCGCCAGCACCGGCCGGACTTCGAGAACCTCACCGTGGCGATCTGCGGCGACATCCGCCACTCGCGCGTGGCGCGCTCCGACGTGCACGCGCTGGCCGCGCTGGGCGTGGGCGAAATCCGCCTGTGCGGCCCGGCCGCGTTGCTGCCGGAGGCCGCCGAGTTCCCGCAATGCCGCCTCACCGAGGATTTCGACAGCGCCATCGCCGGCGCCGACGTGGCGATCATGTTGCGCCTGCAGAAGGAGCGCATGGCCTCCACCGACCTGCCCGACGAGGCCGCCTATTTCAGCCACTACGGCCTCGACACGCGGCGCCTCGCCCTGGCCGCCAAGGGTTGCCTGGTGATGCACCCCGGCCCGCTCAACCGCGGTATCGAGATCGCCGACGCCGTGGCCGACGGCGCGCAGTCGCGCATCCTCGAACAAGTGGCCAACGGCGTGTTCGTGCGCATGGCCGTGCTGGGCGAGCTGCTGGCGCGCTGA
- a CDS encoding homoserine O-succinyltransferase yields MSQPLPETCIPCAADVMGPSPAPRALGAQRSTRRLAFKPKYGSASREADVRYLWCGAPDAPTVIVQGGISANRDVTAPAGAAAGWWQALVAEDAAIDLARFRVLAIDWLTPADLGVATISSEDQADALAALLDALGIVKAHAFVGSSYGAMVGLAFAARHVQRVDRLVLLAGAHRAHPLSTAQRSVQRGIVRLGQSSGQLDEALALARQLAITTYRGSAEFGRRFAGEPEWRGERFHFPVEDYLEHQGRRFVERFDAERFLALSESIDLHDVQPEQVPLPATLIGFPSDRLVPLADLCELQRRLRGPATLEVVESPYGHDAFLKEPEQLAPLLREALR; encoded by the coding sequence ATGAGCCAGCCGCTGCCCGAAACCTGCATTCCCTGTGCCGCCGACGTGATGGGGCCGTCGCCGGCGCCGCGCGCGCTCGGGGCGCAGCGCAGTACGCGGCGGTTGGCGTTCAAGCCGAAGTACGGCAGCGCTTCGCGCGAGGCCGACGTGCGTTACCTGTGGTGCGGCGCGCCGGACGCGCCTACCGTGATCGTGCAGGGCGGCATTTCCGCCAACCGCGATGTCACCGCGCCGGCCGGCGCCGCGGCGGGCTGGTGGCAGGCGCTGGTGGCCGAGGATGCGGCGATCGACCTCGCCCGTTTCCGCGTGCTGGCCATCGACTGGCTCACGCCGGCGGACCTCGGTGTCGCCACCATCTCCAGCGAGGACCAGGCCGACGCCTTGGCCGCGCTGCTCGACGCGCTGGGCATCGTCAAGGCGCATGCCTTCGTGGGTTCGTCCTACGGCGCGATGGTGGGGCTGGCCTTCGCCGCGCGGCACGTGCAGCGTGTCGACCGCCTGGTGCTGCTGGCCGGCGCGCACCGCGCCCATCCCTTGTCCACCGCACAGCGCAGCGTGCAGCGCGGCATCGTGCGGTTGGGCCAGTCCAGCGGCCAACTGGACGAGGCGCTGGCACTGGCGCGCCAGCTCGCCATCACCACCTATCGCGGCAGCGCCGAGTTCGGCCGCCGCTTCGCCGGCGAGCCGGAGTGGCGCGGCGAGCGTTTCCATTTTCCGGTCGAGGACTACCTCGAACACCAGGGGCGGCGTTTCGTCGAGCGCTTCGATGCCGAGCGCTTCCTGGCGCTCTCCGAGTCCATCGACCTGCACGATGTGCAACCCGAGCAGGTGCCGCTGCCGGCCACCTTGATCGGCTTTCCGTCGGATCGCCTGGTGCCGCTGGCCGACCTCTGCGAATTGCAGCGCCGCCTGCGCGGCCCGGCCACGCTGGAAGTGGTCGAGTCGCCCTACGGCCACGACGCCTTCCTGAAGGAGCCGGAGCAACTCGCGCCGCTGCTGCGCGAAGCCCTGCGCTGA
- a CDS encoding YqgE/AlgH family protein has protein sequence MSRTEPPTLTGHFLIAMPGLAEPPFSRGVALLCQHSEEGAVGLLVNQLSHYRFGDVLAQMKLECSDPELADAPVLIGGPVQQERGFVLHREPGHWESSYRINAHWSVTTSRDILVAMAAGEGPRQAIMALGYAGWDAGQLEQELMANAWLTVEASERVVFDTPLEERWSAAAGLVGVDPLQLAGYAGHA, from the coding sequence ATGAGCCGCACCGAACCGCCCACCCTCACCGGACACTTCCTGATCGCCATGCCCGGCCTGGCCGAGCCGCCGTTCTCGCGCGGCGTGGCCCTGCTGTGCCAACACAGCGAGGAGGGCGCGGTGGGCCTGCTGGTCAACCAGCTGTCGCACTACCGCTTCGGCGACGTGCTGGCGCAGATGAAGCTGGAATGCAGCGATCCGGAGCTGGCCGACGCGCCGGTGCTGATCGGCGGCCCGGTGCAGCAGGAGCGCGGCTTCGTGCTGCACCGCGAACCCGGCCACTGGGAATCCAGCTACCGCATCAACGCGCACTGGTCGGTGACCACCTCGCGCGACATCCTGGTGGCGATGGCCGCCGGCGAAGGCCCGCGCCAGGCGATCATGGCGCTGGGCTACGCGGGCTGGGACGCCGGCCAGCTCGAACAGGAGCTGATGGCCAACGCCTGGCTTACCGTGGAGGCCAGCGAGCGCGTGGTCTTCGACACGCCGCTGGAGGAGCGCTGGAGCGCCGCCGCCGGCCTGGTCGGCGTCGATCCGCTGCAGCTCGCCGGTTACGCGGGCCACGCATGA
- the gshB gene encoding glutathione synthase: protein MTLAVAVLMDPIGAIKPAKDTSLAMLLEAQRRGHALHYMEQGDLALRGGEPWARLRPLTVRDDPRDWFALGEAQWRDLRELDVVLMRKDPPVDPQFVYDTMVLEAAQRGGVNVVNDPRALRDCNEKLFALQFPQCIAPTLVSRDAGELRRFVAECGEAVLKPLDGMGGRGIFKVKVGDGNLNSMLETLLAGGPHGEGRQFAIAQKFIPAISAGDKRILLIDGEPVPYALARIPQGDEFRGNLAAGGRGEGVPLSERDRWIAAQVAPELRRRGLRFVGLDVIGDYLTEINVTSPTCARELDAQFGLNIAGLLFDAIEQRPVGSPAS, encoded by the coding sequence ATGACGCTTGCCGTCGCGGTGCTGATGGACCCCATCGGCGCCATCAAGCCCGCCAAGGACACCAGCCTGGCCATGCTGCTGGAGGCGCAACGACGCGGCCACGCCCTGCACTACATGGAGCAGGGCGACCTGGCGCTGCGCGGCGGCGAACCATGGGCCCGGCTGCGTCCGCTGACGGTGCGCGACGATCCGCGCGACTGGTTCGCGCTGGGCGAGGCGCAATGGCGCGACCTGCGCGAGCTGGACGTGGTGTTGATGCGCAAGGATCCACCGGTCGACCCGCAGTTCGTCTACGACACCATGGTGCTGGAGGCCGCCCAGCGCGGCGGCGTGAACGTGGTCAACGACCCGCGCGCGCTGCGGGACTGCAACGAGAAGCTGTTCGCGCTGCAGTTTCCGCAATGCATCGCGCCCACCCTGGTCAGCCGCGACGCCGGCGAGCTGCGCCGCTTCGTGGCCGAGTGCGGCGAGGCCGTGCTGAAGCCGCTGGACGGCATGGGCGGGCGCGGCATCTTCAAAGTCAAAGTCGGCGACGGCAACCTCAACTCCATGCTGGAAACCCTGCTGGCCGGCGGCCCGCATGGCGAGGGCCGGCAGTTCGCCATCGCGCAGAAGTTCATCCCGGCGATCAGCGCGGGCGACAAGCGCATCCTGCTGATCGACGGCGAACCGGTGCCCTACGCGCTGGCGCGCATCCCGCAGGGCGACGAGTTCCGCGGCAACCTCGCCGCCGGCGGCCGCGGCGAGGGCGTGCCGCTGTCCGAACGCGACCGCTGGATCGCCGCCCAGGTTGCGCCGGAACTGCGCCGCCGCGGACTGCGCTTCGTGGGCCTGGACGTGATCGGCGACTACCTCACCGAGATCAACGTCACATCGCCGACCTGCGCACGCGAGCTGGACGCGCAGTTCGGGCTTAATATCGCCGGCCTGCTGTTCGATGCCATCGAGCAGCGCCCTGTTGGAAGCCCCGCTTCGTGA
- the ruvX gene encoding Holliday junction resolvase RuvX, with the protein MSCAFGFDVGSKLIGVAVGNRLTASARALGIVAVREGSPDWPALDALRAQWLPDTLVVGLPLTLDGEEQPASRRARRFADQLHSRYGTAVALVDERHSSQEAAHRFAGARAAGLKRRRDAAALDAEAAAVILERWLAGAPSDLSIQASTP; encoded by the coding sequence ATGAGCTGCGCCTTCGGCTTCGACGTCGGCAGCAAACTGATCGGCGTCGCCGTCGGCAACCGCCTTACCGCCAGCGCCCGTGCGCTGGGCATCGTGGCCGTGCGCGAAGGTTCGCCCGACTGGCCTGCGCTGGATGCCCTGCGCGCGCAGTGGCTGCCCGACACCCTGGTGGTGGGCCTGCCGCTCACCCTGGACGGCGAGGAGCAACCCGCCAGCCGGCGCGCGCGCCGCTTCGCCGACCAACTCCATAGCCGCTACGGCACCGCCGTGGCACTGGTGGACGAACGCCACAGCTCGCAGGAAGCGGCGCACCGCTTCGCCGGTGCGCGCGCCGCCGGCCTCAAGCGCCGCCGCGATGCCGCCGCGCTCGACGCCGAGGCCGCCGCGGTGATTCTCGAACGCTGGCTTGCCGGCGCCCCCTCCGATCTTTCCATCCAAGCATCCACGCCATGA